The Flexivirga aerilata sequence CAGGGCGGCACGGATCCGGGACAGTCGCTCGTCGGTCATGCACGTGGTTCGACGCGCGACCGCCCGCGGATGGGTGCGCGGGTGGCTACGGCCGCTCGTCGAGCACGCCCAGGCCCAGCTCGCGCAGCGTGGTGTTCGCCATCTCGCGATGCCCGACCGCGTTGGGGTGCGTGTGGTCGTCCATCCAGGCGGTGGGCGCCGCCGCGCCGAAATGGTCCAGCCAGTGCCGCTCGTGGTCGATCAGGGTCGAGCCCTCGGCCGCGGCGACCGCGCGCACGACCTCGGCGTATGACGGGAGCCACTCACGCCGGGCCGCGGGTGCGTCCGGCATGACCGGCACCGGCGTGTGCAGCACGACCCGGGCACCCAGCGCCGTCGAACGCCGCGCGATGTCGGTGAGCTCGTCGCGGAACGATGCCAAGCCGGCCTCACCGTCGAGCGCATCGTTGGTGCCGAGTGCGATGCTGACGACCGTCGGCGCGAACCTGCCCACCAAATGGTCGAATTCGGCGTTCACCTCTGCCGCGGTCCAGCCGGACACGCCCGAGTTGATCACGATGTCCATCAGACGGTCGAGCTCCCAGCGGACGCGTTCGTGGATCAGCTCCACCCACGAGCGAGCTCCGTGGGTGTGGAACACGCCCTGGGTGATGCTGTCGCCGGCAAAGACCCAGGTCGCCCGCTGCGGCAGGCCGCCGAGAGTCATCGCGTGCTCAGCCGAGGGCCGACTGCACCGCGCCGACCACACGCTCGTCGTCCGGGGTCACCGTCGGGCTGAAACGCCGCAGCACCGTGCCGTCGGCGGAGATCACGAACTTCTCGAAGTTCCACTGGATGTCGCCGGTCTTACCGCTCTCGTCCGTGGTCTGGGTCAGCTCGGCGTAGATCGGGTGCCGGTCGTCGCCGTTCACGTCGATCTTCTCGGTCATCGGGAACGTCACGCCATACGTCGCGCTGCAGAACTGCTCGATCTCCTCGGAGCTGCCGGGCTCCTGACCGCCGAACTGGTTGCACGGCAGGCCGACCACCGTGAAGCCCTGTGCTTCGTAGTCCTTCTGCAGTTGCTCCAGCGCAGTGTACTGCGGGGTGAGGCCGCACTTGCTGGCGACGTTGACCAGCAGCGCGGGCCTGCCCCCGGTGATCTCGCCGAGGGTGGACGCGGTGCCGTCGAGGCGGGCGATGGAAATGTCGAGGATGCTCATACCTGCCAATGTATGTCGCCACCGGGCCACGACCCGCCGGGGCACTACTAGCGTGGGTCACATGCGAGCACGTGAGCTGGCCAAACCCTTCCCGACCGTCACGCTGGAGACCGACGCGCTCGTCGCCGCGGCCACGATGGGCGAGCGCGACCTGCCCGGGCTCGTCGTGCTGGACAAGGACGGCCGGCCGTTCACCGTGGTGCCCGCATCGCAGGTGCTGCGGTTCGTCATACCCGGTTATGTGCAGGACGACCCGCACCTGGCCAGGGTGTATGACGAGGAGGCCGCCGACCGCTTCTGCCAGAAGCTCGCCGCGGTCACGATCGGTGACATCGTCGGCACCAAACGCCCGGACGACTACGACCACCTGCCGGTCGTCGACGCGGACGCCAAGCTCATCGAGGTCGCCGCGGTCATGGCGCGCAACCGCAGCCCGCTCGCCCTGGTCACCGAGGGGGACAAGCCGCTCGGCGTGATCCGCATCGGCGCGCTGCTCGGGCAGTTGCTGCCCACCTCCGCCGACCGGGTGCCCGACCCGCTGCCGGACTACCCGGCGTCCTCGCCCGATGCCGGCTCCGGCCCCGCATGATCACCGCGCTCGCGGTCGTCGCCTTCCTGGCGGCGTACATCCTCATTGCCACCGAGCGCATCCACCGCGTCGCCGCAGCCTTCTGGGGCGCGGCCGTGATGGTGGTGCTCGGGCAGGTCACCAGCGAGTCGGCCTTCTTCAGCGAAGAGACCGGCATCGAGTGGAACGTCATCTTCCTGTTGCTCGGCATGATGATCCTGGTCGGCGTCATCAAGCAGACCGGCGCCTTCGAGTTTCTCGCGATCTGGTCCGCAAAACGCGCACGGGGCAAGCCTTTTCGGGTGATGGTCATGCTCGTCGTCATCACCGCGGTGGCGTCGGCGCTGCTCGACAACGTCACCACGGTGCTGCTCATCGCGCCGGTCACCCTGCTGGTCTGCGACCGCATCGGCGCCCCGGCGATCCCGTTCCTGATCAGCGAGGCGATGGCGTCCAACATCGGCGGCGCCGGCACTCTGATCGGTGACCCGCCCAACATCATCATCGCCAGCCGGGCGGGCCTGTCGTTCAACGACTTCCTCGCGCACATGCTCCCGGTGGTCGTGCTGCTCATGGTCGTCTTCATCGGGTTGATGAAGCTGATGTTCGGCAAGCAGCTGGTGTATGACGCCGAGCGCGCCGCCGACCTGATGCGGCTGTCGGAGAAGGACGCGATCCACGACCCGCGGCTGCTGATCTCCTCAGGCGTGATCCTCGCCGGGGTGATGGTCGGCTTCGTCACCCACTCGATCACCGGCCTCGACCCGTCCATGGTGGCGCTGCTGGGCGCCGGTGCGGCCGTTGCGGTTTCGCGGCTCGAGCCACGCGACTATCTCGCCGACGTGGAGTGGTCGACGCTCGCCTTCTTCGCCGGGCTCTTCGTCATGGTCGGCGGCCTCGTGCACACCGGGATCATCGCCGACATGGGCGACTGGCTCACCGCTCGGCTCGGCACCAACTGGCTGCTCGGCTCGACCGTGCTGATCTGGATCTCCGGTGCTCTCTCGGCGATCGTCGACAACATCCCGTATGTCGCGACGATCAGCCCGCTCGTCGCCGACCTCACCCATGGGACGAGCGGCGCCGGCCCCGAATCCCTCTGGTGGGCCTTGGCACTCGGCGCCGACCTCGGCGGCAACGCCACAGCGGTCGGGGCGTCCGCCAACGTCGTCGTGATCGGCATCGCCGCCCGCAACGGCCACCGCATCTCGTTCTGGACCTTCACCAAATACGGCCTCGTCGTCGCCTCGGTGACCATCGCCGTCGCGTGGGCCTACGTCGCCCTGCGCTACTTTGCCCTCGCATGAGTCGCTCGC is a genomic window containing:
- a CDS encoding SGNH/GDSL hydrolase family protein → MTLGGLPQRATWVFAGDSITQGVFHTHGARSWVELIHERVRWELDRLMDIVINSGVSGWTAAEVNAEFDHLVGRFAPTVVSIALGTNDALDGEAGLASFRDELTDIARRSTALGARVVLHTPVPVMPDAPAARREWLPSYAEVVRAVAAAEGSTLIDHERHWLDHFGAAAPTAWMDDHTHPNAVGHREMANTTLRELGLGVLDERP
- a CDS encoding glutathione peroxidase, with amino-acid sequence MSILDISIARLDGTASTLGEITGGRPALLVNVASKCGLTPQYTALEQLQKDYEAQGFTVVGLPCNQFGGQEPGSSEEIEQFCSATYGVTFPMTEKIDVNGDDRHPIYAELTQTTDESGKTGDIQWNFEKFVISADGTVLRRFSPTVTPDDERVVGAVQSALG
- a CDS encoding CBS domain-containing protein, with translation MRARELAKPFPTVTLETDALVAAATMGERDLPGLVVLDKDGRPFTVVPASQVLRFVIPGYVQDDPHLARVYDEEAADRFCQKLAAVTIGDIVGTKRPDDYDHLPVVDADAKLIEVAAVMARNRSPLALVTEGDKPLGVIRIGALLGQLLPTSADRVPDPLPDYPASSPDAGSGPA
- a CDS encoding ArsB/NhaD family transporter — encoded protein: MITALAVVAFLAAYILIATERIHRVAAAFWGAAVMVVLGQVTSESAFFSEETGIEWNVIFLLLGMMILVGVIKQTGAFEFLAIWSAKRARGKPFRVMVMLVVITAVASALLDNVTTVLLIAPVTLLVCDRIGAPAIPFLISEAMASNIGGAGTLIGDPPNIIIASRAGLSFNDFLAHMLPVVVLLMVVFIGLMKLMFGKQLVYDAERAADLMRLSEKDAIHDPRLLISSGVILAGVMVGFVTHSITGLDPSMVALLGAGAAVAVSRLEPRDYLADVEWSTLAFFAGLFVMVGGLVHTGIIADMGDWLTARLGTNWLLGSTVLIWISGALSAIVDNIPYVATISPLVADLTHGTSGAGPESLWWALALGADLGGNATAVGASANVVVIGIAARNGHRISFWTFTKYGLVVASVTIAVAWAYVALRYFALA